The genomic stretch tactttattattaaaatttggattattACAATGTATGTGTAAACAATGTAgtttattaaacttttgatgGCAGCTCCaataaatcattataaaaatatgttaggtTTCCCTTTTCAATGCATGAATATCGCCATTCAAGCGTGTACATGGGAAATGCAGACCTGTTCTCCAGATCAACCATTGACAACTACAGAGACAACTTTTATATCAACTATAAGGCAATAAGGTTTTCCTAATTCTCTTACCCATTAATATTTAGTAGTATGTAACCTACATACAAACGAATCAATATTAGTTTAGATTGATtgaatataaagatatatttgtgAGTATCTATGTAGTTTAATCCTACATTACAGCCTAAAATAAATGTGTTTGAAActattttatttagaattatgtttattaatgttaaaccttagtttcctttttttttttcctaagtgCATCTTATtcattttaacagaaaaagagtaaaaatttagtcatttcaataaaaaattgaaaagtttgatttttttaatagaaaaataaaaaactttgatctttttaatgggaaaaaataaagttaaatcacttcaataaattaaaaaaaaaaaatattagttcagtaagacttttttttccttgataATAAGGGAATCCCGCCTGGATTGGTTGGATGAAGAAAACCTGAGACATAGTGATCAAACCCATTATCATTGTATTAGGTCAGTCAGAGTTCCACAAGCGTGTCTAAGATTTTCTAatgttttattagttttgttaaCAAGGTCTTAATTCAATAAGTTCAAATGTTGACATCTCTTATCTCCAGCAGCAAActtgtcatttcatttttttcatttcaacaaaTCTCAAATGATATTTGATGTGTGCATATATAATAGATCAAaattcagaaatgaaatgaaattcatACTTTTCTTATCTAGAATGGCATGAAAATTTCATCTAGTGAACATTTAAGTAACTATGATATGTTGTACATTGGATTAGGGAGCTTAAATGTCCGACTTCCTCGATGACTCCCCCTGATATCGGACCATTGATCCCCCACGTTACCGATGATTCTGTATCCATTGATCTCCACAAGCTTTCTTCTTTCATTGGATTTATATGATTGGAATGATAAATTTCCTGGATAAGATGATGCCCTGTAACCAGAAGATTAATTAACAACATCAACCGAAATAGATGATAATACATGAACTAtttgaaaaggccaaagggctatttcctaccaagttttaatgcaaagacaTATACACATCtgtaaggttttaaaaactcaaacactcactcatgagttaattttcgttaaaattttctattatgattaaaggtaaaatcgttattttaacaataatatttaaaaaaatataattttatctcatttgcccttaaaatttttaaaaactaacaacatTACCCTTGGTTAAATATTTCTAGTTTTGACAAGTGCCTATTTCCCCCCACCCCTGGTTTATTTTTTGGCCCCTCTCCAACCATCACCCGTCTCTGGCGACTcctcttttttccttcatttgGCCAATCATCTTTCATCATCTAAATGATTGGCTAGCGCATGAGGTGTGATGAAGTGACATGGGCAAAGATTTTCGGGACATCACGTGACAAACTTGATAGAGGAGAAATTGTGTTGCATCATCATCAGAGAGAAGCAAAGGTCGACGGAGGGAGAGATTGCCAGATTTTTGAGTAATCTGAAGTTGAAGAGGAGGAATTAaactaaagttttgaaaagtttggGGGGCGgctgaaatgaaaaaaaagatggaaacctaggtttgggggggggggggggggagaaaatgtgacttttcaaagttagaaaacttaaaacaagagtgaagttagtttttaaaacctagtgaaaaaaatataatgaattatatatattttttgcacattattattaaaataacaatagtGCCCTTCatccaaactaaaaattttaacgaaAATTGGTTTATGggtagatgtttgagtttttaaaatctcgTAGGTATGTATCTgtctttgtattaaaaattgggtgaaaaatagtcttttggacATTTGAAAATAAGAGATTCTCACTTTCAATACCATGCCAAAAAAACAGTTTAAATTTCCTTTCTGGCTTTAATTATTTCCTTAACTTTaatgtttctttccttttatttcAGGGATATTATTAACTAATATTAGTGGTGCAATAAATATTTTGgcttatatatattaaaaaaagtacTATATATGTAAAAGCATTAAAAGAAAATAGTCTTATTGATGCAGAAAAACATTTTGCTTCATGGATTAATTGGTTTCCTTAAAGTAATGATTTGTTTCAGATttcatcttttattactttacgaatatttttataataattcatcACAACCTtataaaaagatagaaaaaaaaaaaaaaaagaaagaaggaacAAAGGAATTAAGGATTACTTGAGAATAATTTTCTCCCAGGAATGGTATCCGACTTTCTTCAGATTGTTGACTGTCGACATTTTCCATTCTTCAGGCCTTCCCGTCAGGAGGACAATCTTAAACCCAAGTGATAACAATTCTCTGTACAGATTAAGACTCGCCGGCAACGCCGGTGCTTTGCTTTTATTCATCCATTCAATAAACAACGTCACATTCATCGGTTCCGTCCTGACAGTAGACACTACAATGAGAACAATATTGctatgttaataatataaagATCTATATAATCTTAAAATCTTCAAAACGTACCCGAGTCCATGTTTAGCAAAATAGGGCAAATGAGAGATTAAGGTATCGTCTATGTCAAAGATCCATATGTCATTGCCATCGGCTGCGAGCTTCTGGCTTTTGGCGTAGC from Mangifera indica cultivar Alphonso chromosome 6, CATAS_Mindica_2.1, whole genome shotgun sequence encodes the following:
- the LOC123217928 gene encoding stem 28 kDa glycoprotein-like, which gives rise to MRVFSLSLFLATLLAASLGLSYLSWQLVIGRTKIMRSKTAPNHKNYLYLKHYMLGHHSQYMKDSKAVAEKALRYAKSQKLAADGNDIWIFDIDDTLISHLPYFAKHGLGTEPMNVTLFIEWMNKSKAPALPASLNLYRELLSLGFKIVLLTGRPEEWKMSTVNNLKKVGYHSWEKIILKASSYPGNLSFQSYKSNERRKLVEINGYRIIGNVGDQWSDIRGSHRGSRTFKLPNPMYNIS